In Sphingomonas psychrotolerans, the following proteins share a genomic window:
- a CDS encoding AsmA family protein — translation MADRDSSITTPEAAPPIGDSPARPAHAPGTPLASIIAVVTTLLGLIVLAWTVLFVTKGRFLKSTFERIAAAQTHRNVHVAGDFQLYFAPFNVKFLAEGLTVSNPEWAGRGNFFSAKKIDTRISTWSLFAHKYRFNWVGIEDGHVDLQWDKAGERNTWTFSQKKKGDPFELPAIRRALVQGTLVRYVDPRMQIEAAIRVHTVEATDTKVANAVRFDGNGTARGTRFTLNGALLSPNATVSGGENELQLHVEGVRTNIDVSGTLPGATELEGADLHVDARGQNLADIFAVFGIAVPDTRNYRLRAATTKRGDEWRFTGLRGRFGASDLSGKFTVALKEPRLLLTADLATRVLDIIDAGPFIGYSPQASAAGAVVTQAAGTPRILPDAPLRVESLKNFDAKVNWTVRTVRAEKLPISNITLGLDLDNRLLKLSPLNFSLARGTVNSDITINARRQPVFTDYDIRLSPTPMGVLLAGFGVEESGTTGTLKARVQLTGSGNSVHDSLANSNGRIAVILPKGSFWTRNIQLSELDIGTFVQKMFEKKLKEPVQINCGLIGFSVRGGIAAADPILIDTQKNVMLGRGGFSFKNETIDMAFRADSKKFSLFAGQSPVSIGGYFARPSFNVISPELIGRAGAGIGLALVASPLAAVIAFVDVGDAKAADCGPVLAGASAGGQRTDKGKPRDDVGKGTTAKSEDGKRSKGDRQKQRKKFLGIF, via the coding sequence ATGGCAGACCGGGACTCCTCAATCACCACTCCCGAGGCCGCGCCACCGATCGGCGATTCTCCGGCAAGGCCCGCACACGCGCCAGGCACGCCCTTGGCCAGTATCATCGCCGTCGTCACCACCCTCCTCGGCCTGATCGTGCTCGCCTGGACGGTTTTGTTCGTCACCAAGGGACGCTTTCTCAAATCCACCTTCGAGCGTATCGCCGCCGCGCAGACCCATCGCAACGTGCATGTCGCGGGCGACTTCCAGCTCTATTTCGCCCCGTTCAACGTCAAGTTTCTCGCCGAAGGGCTGACGGTCTCGAACCCCGAATGGGCTGGCCGCGGCAATTTCTTCTCGGCGAAGAAGATCGATACGCGCATCTCCACCTGGAGCCTGTTCGCGCATAAATATCGTTTCAACTGGGTGGGGATCGAGGACGGCCATGTCGATCTGCAATGGGACAAGGCCGGCGAGCGCAACACATGGACCTTCAGCCAGAAGAAGAAGGGCGACCCGTTCGAGCTTCCCGCGATCCGCCGCGCGCTCGTCCAGGGCACGTTGGTCCGCTATGTCGATCCGCGGATGCAAATCGAGGCCGCGATCCGCGTCCACACCGTCGAGGCGACCGACACCAAGGTCGCCAACGCCGTCCGCTTCGACGGCAACGGTACTGCCCGCGGCACGCGCTTCACGCTGAACGGCGCGTTGCTGAGTCCCAACGCCACGGTCAGCGGCGGCGAGAACGAACTCCAGCTCCATGTCGAGGGCGTGCGCACCAACATCGACGTTTCGGGCACGCTCCCCGGCGCGACCGAGCTCGAGGGTGCGGATCTCCATGTCGACGCGCGCGGCCAGAACCTCGCCGACATCTTCGCAGTGTTCGGCATCGCCGTCCCCGACACCCGCAATTACCGGCTGCGCGCGGCGACGACCAAGCGCGGCGATGAATGGCGCTTCACCGGCTTGCGCGGCCGCTTCGGCGCCAGCGATCTGTCGGGCAAGTTCACCGTGGCACTCAAGGAGCCGCGGCTGCTGCTCACCGCCGATCTGGCGACGCGCGTGCTCGACATCATCGATGCCGGGCCATTCATCGGCTACAGCCCGCAGGCGTCTGCCGCGGGCGCGGTAGTGACGCAGGCCGCGGGTACCCCGCGGATCCTTCCCGACGCTCCGCTCCGGGTCGAATCGCTCAAGAACTTCGACGCCAAGGTCAACTGGACGGTGCGCACCGTGCGGGCCGAGAAGCTGCCGATCTCGAACATCACGCTCGGGCTCGACCTCGACAATCGGCTGCTCAAGCTCAGCCCGCTCAATTTCAGCCTCGCGCGCGGCACGGTCAATTCGGACATCACGATCAACGCGCGCCGCCAGCCGGTCTTCACCGACTATGACATCCGCCTCTCGCCCACTCCGATGGGCGTGCTGCTCGCCGGCTTCGGGGTCGAGGAATCGGGGACTACCGGCACCTTGAAGGCGCGGGTCCAGCTGACCGGTTCGGGCAACAGCGTGCACGATTCGCTGGCCAATTCGAACGGCCGCATCGCAGTAATCCTGCCCAAGGGCAGCTTCTGGACACGCAACATCCAACTCTCCGAACTCGACATCGGCACCTTCGTCCAGAAGATGTTCGAGAAGAAATTGAAGGAGCCGGTGCAGATCAATTGCGGGCTGATCGGCTTCAGCGTGCGGGGCGGCATCGCCGCGGCCGACCCGATCCTGATCGATACGCAGAAGAACGTGATGCTCGGCCGCGGCGGGTTCAGCTTCAAGAACGAGACGATCGACATGGCCTTCCGGGCCGACAGCAAGAAGTTCAGCCTGTTCGCCGGCCAGTCGCCGGTGAGCATCGGCGGCTATTTCGCGCGGCCGAGCTTCAACGTGATCAGCCCGGAGCTGATCGGGCGCGCCGGCGCCGGGATAGGCCTCGCGCTCGTCGCCAGCCCGTTGGCGGCAGTGATCGCCTTCGTCGATGTCGGCGATGCCAAGGCCGCCGATTGCGGCCCGGTGCTCGCCGGCGCCTCGGCGGGCGGCCAGCGCACCGACAAGGGTAAGCCGCGCGACGATGTCGGCAAGGGCACCACCGCCAAGTCCGAAGACGGCAAGCGCTCGAAGGGCGACCGCCAGAAGCAGCGCAAGAAGTTCCTCGGCATCTTCTGA
- a CDS encoding redoxin domain-containing protein, whose protein sequence is MRTKLLFAALLLPLSLPVEAALAPGAVAPAFSAGGAMAGKPHSVNLKAALKKGPVVLYFFPAAFTGGCNAEAAAFAAALPDFTKAGATVIGMTAGNVDKLVAFSSEHCAGKFAVAAASPAVIKGYDVLLKKPDGTATTITSRTSYVIAPDGHIVFAHTDMNPGSHIRLTLDAVRKLKAGKRG, encoded by the coding sequence ATGCGGACCAAGCTTCTCTTCGCTGCCCTGCTTCTGCCCTTGTCGCTGCCGGTCGAGGCGGCGCTCGCGCCCGGCGCAGTGGCCCCCGCTTTCTCGGCCGGTGGCGCGATGGCCGGCAAACCGCACAGCGTGAACCTCAAGGCCGCGCTCAAAAAGGGCCCGGTCGTGCTCTATTTCTTCCCGGCGGCGTTTACCGGCGGCTGCAATGCCGAAGCGGCCGCCTTTGCCGCGGCGCTGCCGGATTTCACCAAAGCAGGCGCAACCGTGATCGGCATGACCGCAGGCAATGTCGACAAGCTCGTCGCCTTCTCGAGCGAGCATTGCGCTGGCAAATTCGCCGTCGCCGCAGCGAGCCCGGCAGTGATCAAGGGCTATGACGTGCTGCTCAAGAAGCCCGACGGCACGGCGACGACGATCACCAGCCGCACCAGCTATGTAATCGCGCCCGATGGCCACATCGTCTTCGCGCACACCGACATGAATCCGGGCAGTCATATCCGGCTGACGCTCGATGCGGTGCGCAAGCTCAAGGCGGGCAAGCGGGGCTGA
- the hisN gene encoding histidinol-phosphatase, with amino-acid sequence MPVSSNDIALAERLADAAGAAIRPRFRGSFGLEAKDDLSPVTLADREAEEAMRRLIVAERPMDGIIGEEFGIREGSSGRQWVLDPIDGTRAFIAGRPIFGTLIALLEDGWPVLGIIDQPIIGERWLGVAGRPTLFNGKPAQARACRELKGAILATTSPALFDDDQLHAFEHLDAAVMSTVLGGDCYNYGCVASGWMDVVVEAGLKLHDFAALVPVVEGAGGRMCDWQGDPLHAGSNGEVIAAGDPARVEDILEALACRGH; translated from the coding sequence ATGCCCGTTTCCTCCAATGATATCGCGCTCGCCGAGCGTCTTGCCGACGCCGCCGGCGCCGCGATCCGCCCGCGCTTTCGCGGTTCGTTCGGGCTGGAGGCCAAAGACGATCTGTCGCCGGTGACTCTCGCGGACCGCGAAGCCGAGGAGGCGATGCGCCGGCTGATCGTCGCCGAGCGCCCGATGGACGGCATCATCGGCGAGGAATTCGGCATCCGCGAAGGCAGCAGCGGCCGCCAATGGGTGCTCGATCCGATCGACGGCACCCGCGCCTTCATCGCCGGCCGCCCGATCTTCGGCACCCTGATCGCCTTGCTGGAGGATGGCTGGCCGGTGCTCGGAATCATCGATCAGCCGATCATCGGCGAGCGCTGGCTCGGCGTCGCCGGGCGCCCGACCTTGTTCAACGGCAAGCCCGCACAGGCGCGCGCCTGTCGCGAGCTGAAGGGGGCGATCCTCGCCACCACGTCGCCGGCCTTGTTCGACGACGATCAGCTCCATGCCTTCGAACATCTCGACGCAGCGGTGATGAGCACGGTGCTGGGCGGCGACTGTTATAATTACGGCTGCGTCGCCAGCGGCTGGATGGACGTCGTGGTCGAGGCCGGGCTCAAGCTCCACGACTTCGCGGCTTTGGTGCCGGTGGTCGAGGGCGCGGGCGGGCGGATGTGCGACTGGCAGGGCGATCCACTCCACGCCGGCAGCAACGGCGAAGTGATCGCCGCGGGCGACCCGGCGCGCGTCGAGGACATCCTCGAGGCACTGGCCTGCCGGGGACATTGA
- a CDS encoding YbhB/YbcL family Raf kinase inhibitor-like protein translates to MLEHVPHWLGSALKGLRAGSDKLAIAQPGLGSFESLHLVSPAFANGARLPERFTADGEGVSPPLFWTSVPEGTERLALIVEDPDAPAPQPLVHAVVWDLPPHEGELKEGAIRADGAGSISDVGRNSYFSEGWLPPDPPTGHGLHNYAFQLFALGPGPDAGETPGRGAIVRAMSGRVLAAGLLTGTYSRGEEAPIRLIGSVAPA, encoded by the coding sequence GTGCTCGAACATGTTCCCCATTGGCTGGGCAGTGCGCTCAAGGGGCTGCGTGCCGGGTCGGACAAATTGGCGATCGCGCAACCCGGGCTGGGATCGTTCGAGTCGCTGCATCTCGTCAGCCCTGCCTTTGCCAACGGTGCGCGGCTGCCCGAGCGGTTCACCGCCGATGGCGAGGGCGTGTCGCCGCCTTTATTCTGGACCAGTGTACCCGAGGGTACCGAACGGCTCGCTTTGATCGTCGAGGATCCCGACGCCCCGGCGCCCCAGCCGCTGGTGCACGCGGTGGTCTGGGATTTGCCGCCCCACGAAGGTGAGCTCAAGGAAGGCGCAATCCGCGCCGACGGCGCCGGCAGCATCAGCGATGTAGGGCGTAACAGTTATTTCAGCGAAGGCTGGCTGCCGCCCGATCCGCCCACCGGACACGGGCTGCACAATTATGCGTTCCAGCTGTTCGCGCTCGGCCCGGGGCCCGACGCCGGCGAGACGCCCGGCCGCGGCGCGATTGTCCGGGCAATGTCGGGGCGGGTGCTTGCCGCCGGGCTGCTCACGGGCACTTATTCGCGCGGCGAAGAGGCGCCGATCCGGCTTATCGGCAGCGTCGCTCCCGCCTAA
- a CDS encoding NADPH-dependent FMN reductase: MSAPHIVALGGTLRPESVTGRLLAAALDIAAARGARTTLLTGDAIAFPHYEPGNAEGNTTIGRYLDALRSADAVIVGSPGYHGTLSGLVKTALDYVEQLRADERVYFDGLPVGLVATAAGWQAAVSTLQALRTITHSLRGWPTPMGLAINTAEPGDAIAKCQPQMEIMVDQIFDFLRR; the protein is encoded by the coding sequence ATGAGCGCACCCCATATCGTCGCCCTGGGCGGAACATTGCGACCCGAATCAGTGACCGGAAGGCTGCTTGCGGCGGCATTGGATATTGCCGCCGCCCGCGGCGCACGTACGACGCTGCTGACGGGTGACGCCATCGCCTTTCCCCACTACGAGCCAGGCAATGCCGAGGGAAATACGACGATCGGCCGCTATCTGGACGCGCTGCGCAGCGCCGACGCCGTGATCGTGGGATCGCCCGGCTATCACGGCACGCTATCGGGTCTGGTCAAGACCGCGCTCGATTATGTCGAACAGCTCCGCGCCGACGAGCGTGTCTATTTCGACGGGCTTCCCGTGGGACTGGTAGCCACGGCGGCGGGCTGGCAGGCGGCCGTATCGACGCTCCAGGCGTTGCGCACGATCACCCATTCGCTGCGCGGCTGGCCGACGCCTATGGGCCTCGCGATCAACACCGCCGAGCCGGGCGACGCGATCGCGAAATGCCAGCCGCAGATGGAGATCATGGTCGACCAGATCTTCGACTTCCTGCGCCGCTGA
- a CDS encoding CorA family divalent cation transporter encodes MSGFAYVVRGGQVESPPLKQALGIRADLAWIHLTTNDERAKAWLGGEARLSPYIIEALTAAETRPRCDSVGPGAVINLRGLSSEALAASDPLASIRIYAHGGCVFSVTRKALNALHPVRELVAAGKILDPGDLIAALAQAITEELDPVVADLGDSLDDCEEQIATGHAFDLRRMVNRVRSQAIGFRRFLNPQRAALEKLATIPSDWLGDDDRLHLSAAADRAARMAEELESIRERAALTHETLTDLRAEQLDQRSLIIAIVAMVFLPLTFITGLLGMNVDGIPFAHEPWAFWGVFWFCLTIAVVITVYFVGRHWFER; translated from the coding sequence CGGACAGGTCGAGTCACCGCCGCTCAAGCAGGCGCTCGGGATCCGTGCCGATCTCGCCTGGATCCACCTCACTACCAATGACGAGCGTGCCAAGGCGTGGCTCGGCGGCGAAGCTCGGCTTTCTCCCTATATCATCGAAGCGCTGACCGCCGCCGAGACGCGCCCGCGTTGCGATTCGGTCGGTCCTGGCGCAGTGATCAATTTGCGCGGCCTCTCTTCCGAAGCCCTCGCCGCTTCCGATCCGCTCGCCTCGATCCGCATCTATGCGCATGGCGGCTGCGTTTTCTCGGTCACCCGCAAGGCGTTGAACGCGCTCCACCCCGTCCGCGAACTGGTCGCGGCGGGGAAGATCCTCGATCCGGGCGACCTGATCGCCGCTTTGGCCCAGGCGATCACCGAGGAGCTCGACCCCGTCGTGGCCGATCTCGGCGACTCGCTCGATGATTGCGAGGAGCAGATCGCCACCGGTCATGCCTTCGATCTGCGGCGCATGGTCAATCGCGTCCGCAGTCAGGCCATCGGGTTTCGCCGCTTTCTCAATCCGCAGCGCGCCGCGTTGGAAAAGCTGGCGACCATCCCGAGCGACTGGCTGGGCGATGACGATCGGCTCCATCTCTCCGCCGCGGCCGACCGTGCAGCGCGCATGGCCGAGGAACTGGAGAGCATCCGCGAACGCGCCGCGCTGACTCATGAGACGCTCACCGATCTGCGCGCCGAGCAGCTGGATCAGCGCTCGCTGATCATCGCCATCGTCGCGATGGTGTTCCTGCCGCTGACATTCATTACCGGATTGCTGGGCATGAACGTCGACGGAATCCCGTTTGCGCACGAGCCCTGGGCGTTCTGGGGGGTGTTCTGGTTTTGCCTCACGATCGCCGTGGTGATCACGGTGTATTTCGTTGGCCGCCACTGGTTCGAGCGCTAG
- a CDS encoding glucose 1-dehydrogenase yields the protein MSDTDTIEMIHEDALPGHESALDPKPDWEPRYPGSGRLQDKVAVITGADSGIGRAVAALYAREGAHVAILYLCEHDDAAMTADIVRSEGREALTIAGDVGDKAFCAKAIAQVIEKFGRIDVLVNNAGEQHPDKDITDITEEQLKRTFQTNIFGMFFMVQAAMPHLKQGAAIVNCTSVTMYQGSKELLDYSSTKGAITAFTRSLSENLVERDIRVNAVAPGPIWTPLNPMGGASPEKLENFGENTPMGRPGQPNEVAPAFLFLACEDSSYMSGQVLHPNGGTIVNG from the coding sequence ATGAGCGATACCGACACGATCGAGATGATCCACGAGGATGCGCTGCCGGGACACGAAAGCGCGCTCGACCCCAAGCCTGATTGGGAGCCGCGTTACCCCGGCTCCGGCCGATTGCAGGACAAGGTCGCCGTGATCACCGGCGCCGACAGCGGCATCGGCCGCGCCGTCGCCGCGCTCTATGCTCGCGAAGGCGCCCATGTCGCGATCCTCTACCTTTGCGAGCATGACGATGCCGCGATGACCGCCGACATCGTCCGTTCCGAAGGCCGAGAAGCGCTGACCATCGCTGGCGACGTGGGCGACAAGGCGTTCTGCGCCAAGGCGATTGCGCAAGTGATCGAGAAGTTCGGCCGCATCGACGTGCTCGTCAACAATGCCGGCGAGCAGCATCCGGACAAGGACATCACCGACATCACCGAGGAGCAGCTCAAGCGCACCTTCCAGACCAACATCTTCGGGATGTTCTTCATGGTCCAGGCGGCGATGCCCCACCTGAAGCAAGGCGCCGCGATCGTGAACTGCACTTCGGTCACCATGTATCAGGGCTCGAAGGAACTGCTCGATTATTCGAGCACCAAGGGCGCGATCACCGCCTTCACACGCAGCCTGTCCGAGAACCTTGTCGAGAGGGACATCCGGGTGAACGCAGTCGCCCCCGGACCGATCTGGACTCCGCTCAACCCCATGGGTGGCGCGAGCCCTGAAAAGCTCGAGAATTTCGGCGAGAACACGCCGATGGGTCGGCCGGGCCAGCCCAACGAAGTCGCCCCCGCCTTCCTGTTCCTCGCCTGCGAGGATTCGAGCTATATGTCGGGCCAGGTCCTCCACCCCAATGGCGGGACGATCGTCAACGGTTAG
- a CDS encoding phospholipase A — MRLFLLAIAVSLATPAAAQLRAVPAQPASEVEALRGVEVFLVNESAAPIVDSGPRQIEVTAVDGTRLVLERVPGPTPVIAPGSFAKARYVPVSVAQAAVPPSAQHPAAIIPAEETVVQSSTGTSAAFVDRFEPHEPIYGVFGTGDAGGKLQVSFAFRPFAEDAPLKLGNLRFAYTQTMFWALREPSGPFRSTNYSPEVYADIPFNESTRVALGWRHDSNGRGMVNSIDVNRIFGRVEKSFDLGGDWHLDVAPQAWFYVGKFGTAPDVKDYLGYTALTAAIRQKDGLKLALTGRGNFDTRRGGAELFVSWPLAPLGGGIGFYLFGQAFTGYGEALDDYRRNDTHARIGIALTR, encoded by the coding sequence ATGCGCCTTTTCCTGCTCGCCATCGCCGTTTCGCTCGCCACGCCGGCCGCGGCGCAGCTGCGCGCGGTGCCCGCCCAGCCGGCCTCCGAAGTCGAGGCGCTGCGCGGAGTCGAGGTGTTCCTCGTCAACGAGAGCGCGGCGCCGATCGTGGATTCGGGGCCGCGCCAGATCGAAGTCACTGCGGTGGACGGCACCCGGCTCGTGCTCGAACGGGTCCCCGGCCCCACGCCCGTGATTGCGCCCGGCAGCTTCGCCAAGGCGCGCTACGTGCCGGTGAGCGTCGCGCAGGCCGCGGTGCCTCCGTCGGCGCAGCACCCGGCCGCAATCATCCCCGCCGAGGAGACGGTGGTCCAGAGCTCGACCGGTACGTCGGCGGCGTTCGTCGATCGCTTCGAGCCGCACGAACCGATCTACGGCGTGTTCGGCACCGGCGATGCCGGCGGCAAGCTGCAGGTCAGCTTCGCCTTCCGGCCCTTTGCCGAGGACGCCCCGCTCAAGCTCGGCAATCTGCGCTTCGCCTACACCCAGACGATGTTCTGGGCGCTGCGCGAGCCCTCGGGTCCGTTCCGCTCGACCAATTACAGCCCCGAAGTCTATGCCGACATTCCCTTCAATGAGAGCACCAGGGTCGCGCTCGGCTGGCGGCACGATTCGAACGGGCGGGGCATGGTCAATTCGATCGACGTCAATCGCATCTTCGGCCGCGTCGAGAAGAGCTTCGATCTCGGCGGCGACTGGCATCTCGATGTCGCGCCGCAAGCCTGGTTCTATGTAGGCAAGTTCGGCACCGCGCCCGACGTGAAGGACTATCTCGGCTATACCGCGCTCACCGCCGCGATCCGCCAAAAAGACGGGCTCAAGCTGGCACTCACCGGCCGCGGCAATTTCGACACGAGGCGCGGCGGTGCCGAGCTGTTCGTCTCCTGGCCGCTGGCGCCGCTCGGCGGGGGGATCGGATTCTATCTCTTCGGCCAGGCCTTTACCGGCTATGGTGAGGCGCTCGACGATTATCGACGGAACGACACCCATGCACGGATCGGCATCGCACTGACGCGATAG
- a CDS encoding response regulator, with translation MRTVLAAGGCRASLNDIAQRLGNLGYLVVLSDSACQALELVSARGFDLVLIDALDPESGAIHMLNEIRGSHDTADLPVIMLSGEDGAVEAFAAGADDWLLKPAPFEVLAARIERTLARAGRIEELKRSNLALDARIAARAIELGETQAELAAARADRIRLLGAVRQLNDELATRRSAA, from the coding sequence GTGCGTACCGTCCTCGCGGCAGGCGGCTGCCGGGCGAGCCTGAACGACATTGCCCAGCGGTTGGGCAATCTCGGCTATCTGGTCGTGCTCAGCGACTCGGCTTGCCAGGCGCTGGAGCTCGTCTCCGCGCGTGGCTTCGATCTCGTACTCATTGATGCGCTCGACCCCGAGTCCGGCGCGATACACATGCTCAACGAAATCCGCGGGTCGCACGATACCGCCGATCTGCCGGTGATCATGCTGAGCGGGGAGGACGGCGCGGTCGAGGCTTTCGCGGCCGGGGCCGACGACTGGCTTTTGAAGCCCGCGCCTTTCGAGGTGCTCGCAGCGCGCATCGAACGCACGCTCGCACGCGCGGGCCGGATCGAGGAACTCAAGCGCTCCAACCTGGCGCTCGACGCGCGGATCGCGGCGCGTGCGATCGAGTTGGGTGAGACACAGGCCGAGCTTGCCGCCGCCCGCGCCGACCGCATCCGGCTGCTGGGCGCAGTCCGCCAGTTGAACGACGAGCTCGCCACCCGGCGGAGCGCCGCCTAG
- a CDS encoding GGDEF domain-containing protein: protein MAGARAVRAAQGSDPSRRLYDRIGDFLVDQRLDADPANYAFAYHLLANPNGPLARAVTTLTDGGVRLTQRDIETLGCEIQPGAVAKGAKEKADGLVARTQMQVEGFQDMVTAMRAETEDFGRDLAASAEAISRSTDASGAPMIDEVARLTTAMLDRVRSAETRLESATQEASDLRRELEEARDNARRDPLTDLPNRRALEEAYKAQSASGSPICVAVCDVDHFKSVNDRFGHAVGDRVLKAIAEALSHTCSGHLVARYGGEEFAVLFAGVDLARARDILDAARVKVATKRYRLRESDAPLGEITFSAGISVALPGDGLSTVFHRADRLLYAAKTAGRNRLHID from the coding sequence ATGGCCGGCGCAAGGGCGGTCCGGGCGGCACAGGGAAGCGATCCGTCGCGCCGCCTTTATGACCGAATCGGCGACTTCCTGGTCGATCAGCGTCTCGACGCCGATCCCGCCAATTATGCGTTCGCCTATCATCTGCTCGCCAATCCCAATGGGCCGCTCGCCCGCGCGGTCACCACGTTGACCGACGGCGGCGTCCGCCTCACCCAGCGTGACATCGAAACTCTCGGCTGTGAAATCCAGCCCGGCGCCGTGGCCAAGGGCGCAAAGGAGAAGGCCGACGGTCTCGTCGCCCGCACCCAGATGCAGGTTGAAGGCTTTCAGGACATGGTAACCGCGATGCGCGCCGAGACCGAAGATTTCGGCCGCGATCTCGCCGCCAGCGCGGAAGCGATCTCGCGCTCCACCGACGCGAGCGGTGCGCCGATGATCGATGAGGTCGCACGGCTGACCACGGCGATGCTCGACCGCGTCCGCAGCGCCGAGACGCGGCTCGAATCGGCGACACAGGAAGCGAGCGACCTGCGCCGTGAGCTCGAGGAAGCGCGCGACAATGCCCGCCGCGACCCGCTCACCGACCTCCCGAACCGCCGCGCGCTCGAGGAAGCCTATAAAGCACAATCGGCATCGGGGTCGCCGATCTGCGTCGCGGTCTGCGACGTCGATCACTTCAAATCGGTCAACGACCGCTTCGGCCACGCCGTCGGCGACCGCGTCCTCAAGGCGATCGCCGAGGCGCTCAGCCACACCTGCTCGGGGCATCTGGTCGCGCGGTATGGCGGCGAGGAATTCGCAGTGCTGTTCGCCGGCGTCGACCTCGCCCGGGCGCGCGACATCCTCGACGCTGCCCGGGTAAAGGTGGCGACCAAGCGCTATCGGCTACGCGAAAGCGATGCGCCGCTGGGGGAAATCACGTTCTCCGCCGGTATTTCGGTGGCGCTTCCCGGTGACGGACTTTCGACCGTGTTTCACCGCGCCGATCGCCTGCTCTATGCCGCCAAGACCGCCGGACGAAACCGTCTGCACATAGACTGA
- a CDS encoding VOC family protein — protein MADEQDPMHGVTAHLTIRDGKGSAAVDFYQAAFGAEEIGRHLAEDGTRIMHSHLKINGGSLMLNDDFPEYTGGVAVPAGVTLHIHTEDADQWWERALAAGATVRMPLDNQFWGDRYGQLDDPFGHHWSIGGPLKA, from the coding sequence ATGGCTGACGAACAAGACCCGATGCACGGCGTCACAGCGCACCTCACGATCCGCGACGGCAAAGGCAGCGCGGCGGTCGATTTCTACCAGGCGGCGTTCGGCGCCGAGGAGATCGGCCGACACCTTGCCGAAGATGGAACGCGGATCATGCATTCGCATCTCAAGATTAACGGGGGTTCGCTGATGCTCAACGACGATTTCCCCGAATATACCGGCGGCGTCGCGGTTCCGGCGGGTGTCACGCTCCACATCCACACCGAGGATGCCGACCAATGGTGGGAGCGCGCGCTCGCTGCCGGCGCAACCGTGCGAATGCCGCTCGACAACCAGTTCTGGGGCGATCGTTACGGCCAGCTCGACGATCCGTTCGGTCATCATTGGTCGATCGGCGGCCCGTTAAAGGCGTAA